Genomic segment of Methanobacterium formicicum:
TTGTTCAGGTAGTCCAGTTCATGGTGGAATACTGCTGGGTCCACCAGTACACCGGCACCTATAAGGAGTCGTGCTCCAGTGTGGACGAAACCTGATGGGATCATCCGCAGCCCATATTTTTCTCCGTTGAATTCTACTGAATGGCCTGCGTTGGGACCTACTCCAGCCCGGGCAATGATCTCCGGTTTGTCCTGGTTACAGAGGTAGGTGATGCATTTTCCTTTACCTTCATCTCCCCAGGCTCCGCCTACTAATATATTGCATGTCATAGTGATCAATCCTCTCGATGATTTTAACCTCTTTTATATTGTCAACAGGCGCTTAAAAAGATTTTCCCAAAGGTAAGATAAGGGAAAAATGGCTTTTAAAAGCACCACACCATGTTATTAGGTCTTTGATTTAGTTATACCGTGAGTATTACCTTTTACTAGTGGGGTTTGTTTCCCTGGGTTATGATCCTTTCAAAGAGTTCCGGGGTGTACTTGCGCTGCATGGACACCAGTATGTGCTGGTCCAGGGCTTCCTCCAGTATCTCCACCGTCATCTTATCCTCACCCCGCCTGATGCGTATGGCCTGGGCTATCTGGGCTATGTCCCGGGCGTGGGCGAAGGTGGGTTTCAGGTTTTCTCCCCCATCCAGATAGGGGATGTACACATTCCGGAAGCGTTCCAGTACATCCTGGTCGTAGTCCTCCTTCAACTTGTCCAGGTTACGTTTGAAAACCTCCACGATCTCCTCGGGACTGGGCACCTCCAGAAAGACGTGCAGGGGTGCACGTCGCAGGTGGGCCTCGTCTATGATGGTTATCTCCAGGTTGGTGGACAGGGCCGGTATGAAGTGGGTGTGCACAATCACCGGGGCCCCTTTAACGTAGATAACATCCCTCTTGTTTTCCAGGGGCACGATCATCCGGTTCAGGAGGACGTTGGGGTCCTCGTTCTGTCTTCCCAAATCGTCCAGGAGGAGTACTCCTCCGTTGGCCTTGATTATGGGTGAGGTCTCGTACACCCCCTTGTTGGGGTTGTAGAGTGTTTCCATTTTCTCGGTGCTGAGCTCGGAACCAGTGAACACAAAGGGTGCGTAGATCTTGGCCCAGCGAGGGTCTCCGGGTTGTTCTGGTCGGAGCTTGTGGAAGTCCGGGTCCAGTAACTGTATTATGTTACCGCTGAACTCGATGTAGCGGGGTATGATAATGGGGGGTAATATTTCCGACATTTTACTGGTGAGGAAGGTTTTACCGGTTCCAGGTGGTCCGTAGATGAAGAATCCTTTACCTCCAATGGCTGACTCAGTGAGTACCTTCTTGGGGTAGGCCATTCCCACCACCTCGCGGAAGGCCTTCTCCACCACCTCGTGGGGTATGTCTATGGGGTAGCGTCCCTGGAGCTGAACTTCCATGATCTTGAAGTACTCATCGTAGGTTACCGGGGCCGTTCCCATGTAGGGGTTTTCATTCATGAGCTTGGCTGCCTTGAGGTGGCCCTGTTTCTTGATGGTGTACTCCACACTGGCAAAGAGGAATCCTCCGGCGGTCTGGGCCACCAGGTCCTCCTTTTCCATGGCTTTAAGGCACTGTTCCAGTATGTCCACGTGGAGTCCAGTGATTTCGTGGATCTGCTGCACCTTGATGTTACCGTAGGTGTTTATGATCTTCAGAATGAGGTTCTGTATGAAACCCTTTTCCAGGTCTATTTCATCCAGTGCTTTGGGTTCTTCCAGTACCTGGAAGAGTTTCTGCATTTTAACATCATGATAATAATCTGTTTCCATTTAAATACCGCCAATAATATAGGGAATTTCCGGTTTTAATCTCGTAGTACTGTTACAACCCTTATTTTCGTGTCAGATTATCTTCATACGCCGAGTATTAATTTTGTTTTTCCTTGCAGTTAAAACTTCACATCACAGACACTAATGGTTTGCCCACTTTTTAGTGACGTATTTCACATTATTTTTAAGAATATTGACCAACCATGGGGATAAACCAGGAAAAATCACGTACCAGTATTACTGATGGTTGAAAATAGAGTAAGAATGGGTTAAGTGGAACTGGGTTTGATTTTAGGATATTTAATCCAGGTAATGAGGATATTTGATCATTGAAAATATATTTTAATGAATTTTTTTTTTTGATTTTAGAAGAATTTTTTAGAATTTTATAAGAAATTTAGATATAAAATGAATTTTTAAAGGATTTAAAATAAATCTTAGGGTTCAAAAAATGAATTTAGGTTTTTAGAAAAAAATTAAGGTTTTTAAAAAAGAATTTAGCATTTAAATGAAATTTAAAAAGGAATGCAAATGGGGGGTGAAATTTAAAATAAAAAAGAAAATAAATTAAGAGGTTAACTTCTACACCGTTAAAGCCATTATTTATGGGCGTAGTAGAACCTGAACTTCCCATCTTCTTTCTGGTCCAGTCGGGCGAATCCTATTCTCTCCAGCTGCACCACGTCATCCACTTCCACTAGGGATATGGATTCATCAGCATACCCGGAAACAATGGTGGCATCGGGCATTACCAGTTCTGTTTCCACAGCCTTGGTGGCTGGTACCCACTGCACTATCCGGGCCTTAGCTTCCCGGGCCTCGTCTAGGCCTTCACTGTGGTATTGGGCCTGTCCATCCTGGAAGGTGATGTTCACGGCATCCATCAACCGTAGGACTTCATCTGGCTTGGTAGGTATGTCTTCACTGTCCAGGTAGACTCTTCCGTCGAAGTTCAGGGCACGCATTCCCCGGTCCAGGTGGTCGGGGTGGAGTGGTCTTTCCACGGTTTTAAGGAGTGATTCTGGTACACCCTCTATTTCCACCAGCTGGGGGTGGGCCACCATGAAGTAACGGTTGGCCTTCTCTTCCAGGAAGGTGCGGTTGAGTCCGTAGATCTTCTTCCAGCTCACGGCGGTGTCCGCCATTTTAACTCCGATCTCGGTCATTAGCTGGCGTATGGCCTCGGCCTGTATTCCCCGGCGGGCTATGGCCCGGATGGTTCCCAGGCGGGGGTCGTCCCAGCCACTGTAGACGCCGTCTTCTATTCCCTGCCGTGCCTTGGAGGTGGATAATGGTATGTCCTCCATTTTCAGGCGTCCGTAGTGTATGAACTCCGGCACGTCCCAGTCCATGTGGTGGTAGAAGTATTCCTGTTTTTCACTGTTGGCCAGGTGGTCCTTACCCCGAAGAACGTGAGTAACACCCATGAGGTGGTCGTCTGCTACCACCGAGAAGTTCATCATAGGATATACTCGGTAATTATCTCCCACACGAGGGTGGGTTTCCTCAACTACTCGCATGGCCACCCAGTCACGGATGGCTGGGTTTTTGTGTTTTATATCGGTTTTAACCCGGAGAACCATTTCTCCTTCACTGCTCTGGGGCATTTTCTCCCACAGGGCCAGGTTTTCTTCCACAGTGGCGTCCCGGTGGGGGCAGGGTTGGGAGGAATCCTTAAGTTCCTTGAACACGTCCCCCGGGCAGGTGCACATGTAGGCCCCTCCCTGTTTTATGAGTTCCTCGGCCAGCTGGTAGTAGATCTCCATGCGGTCGGACTGGATGATCTCTTCATCCCAGGTAACTCCCATCCACTTCAGGTCCTCGGGTATCATTTGGTAGGCGTCAGGGTCCACCCTTCGGGGGTCTGTGTCTTCAACCCTTAGGATTAGCTTACCTTCGTACCTTTTACGGTATTCATCGTTGGAAAGTGCGGCCCGGGCATGTCCTATATGGAGGGGGCCTGATGGATTTGGGGCAAAACGTAGCACCACGCCCTCATCAGTATGGGGTAAATCCGCCAGTCCCTTGACCTTTTCCTGTTTTTTCTTTTCCTGGTATCCTCCCCGGTCTTCCAGTTCCTGGTTCTGGTCCTCGGCTGACATCTGATTTACAGTTTGCACTATCTGGGCAGCGGTTTTGGAAACTTCCCCGGCGTTTTGACGGTACTCGGGGTGTTTGCTCATTATCATCCCGATAACTGCCCCGGGCTGGGCCTGGCCCCCGTGTTGGGTGGCGTTGATAAGAGCGTACTTGCGAATGATTTCTTCCAGTTTATCCATGTAATCACTTCTTCTGGTAGGTTAAAACTTCTGGTAGGTTAAAAAAATAAATTAAAAAAATGTAATTCCTCAATTAGAAATTTAGGAAATTAAAAAAATTAAGGGGGAACTTAGTTACTGCGCTGGAGTACAAAGTCCGCAATGAGCAGGAGTGCTTCCCGGGCAGGGCTGTCATCCAATACATCCCGGAGTAACTGTTTGGCCTGGTTAACATCTTCCTGAGCCACCTGCCAGGCATACTCTATGGAGCCGTATTTTTCCATGATCTCCATGGCCTCGGACACATGTTCATCACCCTCTTCTTTGAGGATGGTGAGTAATCGGTTATGGTCCTCTTCACTGGCCCGGGCCAGGGCGTTTACCACCAGGAGAGTCATTTTACCCTCTACTATGTCACTGCCCACTGGTTTTCCCAGGTCTTCTTCACTGCTGGCCACGTCCAGGTAGTCGTCCTGTATCTGGAAGGCCATACCAATGAGTCGGCCGTACTCGGAGAGGGCTTCGATCTGTTCGGGTGTTCCTCCCCCGACTATAGCTCCGGCTTTGGTGGCAGCGGCAATAAGGGCTGCGGTTTTCTTGAAGATCATGTTGAGGTATTCTTCCTCGGTGACATCGGTACGTTCGGCAAATCCCATGTCCAAGGCCTGGCCTTCACAGATCTTCACACAACTGTCCACCACGGCGTTGAGTGCAGGTAGGATAGTGGGTGCCGGTACTCCGTCTTCTTCACTCCTCATCACGGTTTCAAAGGCCTTGGAGAAGAGGGTGTCCCCGGCGAGTATGGCGGTTGGTTCTCCCCAGAGTACGTGTACCGAGGGTTTCCCTCGGCGTTTTTCATCCTGGTCCATGATGTCATCGTGGATGAGGCTGAAAGTGTGGATGAGTTCCACTGCTGCCCCGGTTTTCAGGGCGGATTTAACCTGGCCACCCACTGCTTCGGCGCTTAGTACCACCAGTGAGGGGCGTAGTTTCTTCCCACCGGCCTTGACCAGGTGTTCTGATGCCTGGCGTAGTGTTTCCGGGTCTACTTCTTCCAGGGCTGCAGTTATCTCCTGGTCTATGTCTGCAGAGTATTTTTTGAGGATCTCAGTTACTTCCATAATTAAATACCTCCGTTGAAAACCTGTGCCTGTCCATTTCTCAGTACGTGTATGTCGTTTCCCATCTTGTATCCTTCTTCTTCGGCCATTTCAGTGTAGGCTGCCAGCATCTCCAGGTCTCCGTGGGAGGGGATGATGTGTTCTGGTTGCAACATGCGTATGAAATCACGGTGGTCTTCTCGACCGGCGTGGCCGGATACGTGGGCGTTGGTATAGATTCGTGCCCCGTTACCCTTTAAACGTCGTTCCATAAGGTTACGGTTGGCGGCGTTGGTGGGGTTGGGTATGATTGGTGCGCTGATAACCACGTTGTCACCGGGGTGGACGTTGAAGTGGGTTTTTCCACTGGCTATCCTGGGGAGGAGAGCGTCTGGTTCTCCCTGGTGTCCGGTGGTGACCAGTATGTAGTCAGAACGTTTTTCCTCGGCACGGGCCAGGGCCCGGTTAACTGATTTGGGGCTGCCGAAGATACTGGCACTTTTCGGTAGTTCCAGTAGTCCCATTCTCTCGGCGATACTGCCGAATCGTTCCATGGATCTTCCCAGTAGCAGGATCTTCCGGTTGCTTTTTTGGGCGATGTTACAGATGGCCTGTATACGTTCAATATGACTGGAGAAGGTGGTGACCAGCAGTCCTTCCTTGGAGGTAAGCATGTCCTTCATTATGTCTTCCAGGACAATTCGGGCCACCTTTTCGGAGTAGGTTTTCTCCTGCTTGGTCTCGGTCATCCGGGTGGTTTCCACAATAAGGGCCAACACTCCCTTTCTTCCCAGCTGTCTTAACCGGTCGTAATCTGGTGGTGGGCTGAGCATCATGTGGTTGTCAAATTTGAAGTCGTTGGCATAGACAATGATACCTTCCGGGGTGTGCAGTACCGGGTGGACTGCCTGGGGTATACTGTGGGTGGTGTGCACAAATTCCAGGGTGATGTCCGGGGAGAGCTGCATTTTCTCTCCAGCGTTTAAGACCTGGAGGGGGTTGGAGACTTCGAATTTCCTCTCCTGTTTTATACTGTTTTCCGCCAATGCCAGGGTGTAGGGTGTTCCAATGAGGGGTGCGTCGTAGCGGTGGGCTAGTTTGGCCACTGCTCCAATGTGGTCCAGGTGTCCGTGGCTGAATACTATGGCCCGTACCTTTCCATCCACATCCTTCATCAGGGTGTCGTTAGGGATTACTCCCCTTTCAATCAGGTCCAGACTGTGCATCCGTGCTATATCTGTGTCTTCATGGATGTGAATCCGGTCCAGGTTGATTCCCATATCAAATATGACTACATCATCCCCCACCTTTACTGCGGACATGTTTTTGCCCACTTCTTCGTATCCCCCTACGGCGATTACTTCTACACTCATAAGGATGACCTCCTTGCATAAATTTTAGTATCGTAGCCCCTTTCCTGGAGCCATTCTCTGGTTTTTCCCTGGATTACCAGGTCCGTGTTCTGTAGTTCTTCTAGGTTAGATGCTCCCACCAGGAACATGGCCACCTTCATCTGGTTGATGAAGTTGTGGAAGAAGTCCTGGAGGATTTCCTCTCCCTGGTAGGATGCCTTGAGTACAGGCAGAGCCATTCCCACGACATCGGCTCCCAGAGCCAGTGCTTTCACTGCTTCTAATCCGTTCCTTATTCCCCCAGAGGATATTACAGGTATTTCCACGCTTTGTGAGACTTCCACTGTGCTGACTGCGGTGGTTATTCCCCAGTCCCAGTAGAGTTCTCCCATGGATTTATCCTGGGAGCGGTGGGTTTCCACTGCTGCCCAGCTAGTTCCTCCAGCTCCAGCCACATCTATGGCCTTGATTCCTGCCGTTTCCAGTAGTTGGGCGTCGTTTCCACTGATGCCTGCTCCGGTTTCCTTGGCAATCACCGGGATGCTGGTGTTTTTCACGGTTTCCTGGATGTTTTC
This window contains:
- a CDS encoding ATP-binding protein; amino-acid sequence: METDYYHDVKMQKLFQVLEEPKALDEIDLEKGFIQNLILKIINTYGNIKVQQIHEITGLHVDILEQCLKAMEKEDLVAQTAGGFLFASVEYTIKKQGHLKAAKLMNENPYMGTAPVTYDEYFKIMEVQLQGRYPIDIPHEVVEKAFREVVGMAYPKKVLTESAIGGKGFFIYGPPGTGKTFLTSKMSEILPPIIIPRYIEFSGNIIQLLDPDFHKLRPEQPGDPRWAKIYAPFVFTGSELSTEKMETLYNPNKGVYETSPIIKANGGVLLLDDLGRQNEDPNVLLNRMIVPLENKRDVIYVKGAPVIVHTHFIPALSTNLEITIIDEAHLRRAPLHVFLEVPSPEEIVEVFKRNLDKLKEDYDQDVLERFRNVYIPYLDGGENLKPTFAHARDIAQIAQAIRIRRGEDKMTVEILEEALDQHILVSMQRKYTPELFERIITQGNKPH
- a CDS encoding glutamate--tRNA ligase, with the translated sequence MDKLEEIIRKYALINATQHGGQAQPGAVIGMIMSKHPEYRQNAGEVSKTAAQIVQTVNQMSAEDQNQELEDRGGYQEKKKQEKVKGLADLPHTDEGVVLRFAPNPSGPLHIGHARAALSNDEYRKRYEGKLILRVEDTDPRRVDPDAYQMIPEDLKWMGVTWDEEIIQSDRMEIYYQLAEELIKQGGAYMCTCPGDVFKELKDSSQPCPHRDATVEENLALWEKMPQSSEGEMVLRVKTDIKHKNPAIRDWVAMRVVEETHPRVGDNYRVYPMMNFSVVADDHLMGVTHVLRGKDHLANSEKQEYFYHHMDWDVPEFIHYGRLKMEDIPLSTSKARQGIEDGVYSGWDDPRLGTIRAIARRGIQAEAIRQLMTEIGVKMADTAVSWKKIYGLNRTFLEEKANRYFMVAHPQLVEIEGVPESLLKTVERPLHPDHLDRGMRALNFDGRVYLDSEDIPTKPDEVLRLMDAVNITFQDGQAQYHSEGLDEAREAKARIVQWVPATKAVETELVMPDATIVSGYADESISLVEVDDVVQLERIGFARLDQKEDGKFRFYYAHK
- the idsA gene encoding short chain isoprenyl diphosphate synthase IdsA translates to MEVTEILKKYSADIDQEITAALEEVDPETLRQASEHLVKAGGKKLRPSLVVLSAEAVGGQVKSALKTGAAVELIHTFSLIHDDIMDQDEKRRGKPSVHVLWGEPTAILAGDTLFSKAFETVMRSEEDGVPAPTILPALNAVVDSCVKICEGQALDMGFAERTDVTEEEYLNMIFKKTAALIAAATKAGAIVGGGTPEQIEALSEYGRLIGMAFQIQDDYLDVASSEEDLGKPVGSDIVEGKMTLLVVNALARASEEDHNRLLTILKEEGDEHVSEAMEIMEKYGSIEYAWQVAQEDVNQAKQLLRDVLDDSPAREALLLIADFVLQRSN
- a CDS encoding RNase J family beta-CASP ribonuclease is translated as MSVEVIAVGGYEEVGKNMSAVKVGDDVVIFDMGINLDRIHIHEDTDIARMHSLDLIERGVIPNDTLMKDVDGKVRAIVFSHGHLDHIGAVAKLAHRYDAPLIGTPYTLALAENSIKQERKFEVSNPLQVLNAGEKMQLSPDITLEFVHTTHSIPQAVHPVLHTPEGIIVYANDFKFDNHMMLSPPPDYDRLRQLGRKGVLALIVETTRMTETKQEKTYSEKVARIVLEDIMKDMLTSKEGLLVTTFSSHIERIQAICNIAQKSNRKILLLGRSMERFGSIAERMGLLELPKSASIFGSPKSVNRALARAEEKRSDYILVTTGHQGEPDALLPRIASGKTHFNVHPGDNVVISAPIIPNPTNAANRNLMERRLKGNGARIYTNAHVSGHAGREDHRDFIRMLQPEHIIPSHGDLEMLAAYTEMAEEEGYKMGNDIHVLRNGQAQVFNGGI
- the fni gene encoding type 2 isopentenyl-diphosphate Delta-isomerase produces the protein MISDRKLEHLLLCTHSDVEYHKKTGFKDVELVHKALPEVNQEEIDLSTSLLGKELDAPLIITAITGGHPASEIVNQKLARAAGKLNIGLGLGSQRAAVENPELESTYTIARQEAPEALIIGNIGAPQMELSSRAAEMMDLDALAIHLNPLQEAIQPEGDVDSRGYLENIQETVKNTSIPVIAKETGAGISGNDAQLLETAGIKAIDVAGAGGTSWAAVETHRSQDKSMGELYWDWGITTAVSTVEVSQSVEIPVISSGGIRNGLEAVKALALGADVVGMALPVLKASYQGEEILQDFFHNFINQMKVAMFLVGASNLEELQNTDLVIQGKTREWLQERGYDTKIYARRSSL